CGCTCGTCGTCCACCAGCAGCAGCTTGGAGGGAAGCTGGAAATCGAATTTGCGATAGATGTCCGACTGGTAAAAATCTTTCCCCACACGGGTCTGAACCGCGGTCACCCCCGGTACCTGCTTGACGATGGCCGCCAACTCCTCTTCCAGGCGGTTGAGCATCAGCACGTGTTTGTTGATGGTCAAGGTCACGACCCCCTGGGCGGCCGTAACGCCGACATCGTGCCCCTCGGCGGCGAGGCGGACCTCCACCTGGGCGGCCAGCCGGAAATCGGCCACCGCCTGGCGGGAAGCCGCCGTGGGTGCCACCGCCTGGCTGCCCCGGTACTCATCGATCAGGGCGGCGGCCTGGGCGACCGTTTCCTTGTCCATGGGCACGACGATGTCATAGAGATCGGTTTGCCAAGGGTCTTTGACGCCATGGATGGCTTCCACCCAGGCGGCGCGCTCCATATCCTCGTGCCGGATGATCCGCAGCGCCTCCTTGGCGGAGACCCCGCGGGCGGATTGCCCCTCGGCGATCCGTGAGCTGACGCTGGCGATCAGGCACACCCGCAGGGTGTGGCTGACCTTGCGGGGCACCAAATGAAGGCTAAAGCCGCAGAGCAGGAAATCATCCTCCGCCAGCAGCTCGGCCAGTGA
The genomic region above belongs to Desulfobacteraceae bacterium and contains:
- a CDS encoding response regulator — protein: MSVISLFSGVFCKEEAVAREILEKTGYRKIDDEEVIAGASRLSGMPAKKIRRAFSGRTSVFNKFTHEKENAIAHMRLSLAELLAEDDFLLCGFSLHLVPRKVSHTLRVCLIASVSSRIAEGQSARGVSAKEALRIIRHEDMERAAWVEAIHGVKDPWQTDLYDIVVPMDKETVAQAAALIDEYRGSQAVAPTAASRQAVADFRLAAQVEVRLAAEGHDVGVTAAQGVVTLTINKHVLMLNRLEEELAAIVKQVPGVTAVQTRVGKDFYQSDIYRKFDFQLPSKLLLVDDEREFVETLSERLLMRDMGSAVAYDGETALSLVQEDEPEVMILDLKMPGIDGIQVLRQVKSTRPEIEVIILTGHGSEADREVCMQLGAFAYLQKPVDIDVLSDTLKRANAKIQERKKSVE